A region of the Planctomycetota bacterium genome:
GCCAGCTTTTGCCACTGCGCGAGGTCAATAGTAATTTCCCCTTCGGCCAATCCATACGGCGATAAAACAAGCATACTTAATAACAGAATTGCTGTAATAAATAATCTGCTCATTATTTCACCTCGCGATATTCGATGGAAAATAAGTTTCCTATTTCTATTGTTTTTATACCATCATCGGTCACCAGCAAAAAATCACCCTTGTGGTAATTAAGATAACTGCCTTTGACAACGGAATTATTTTTCAGGGTAATAATGATATAATTCCTTGTCTGCACGAACGGCTGAACATTTTCGGTAAGGGGGTTTTCTTCTACGGCAGGGATGTTTTCCACAGCACGAGCATTCGGTTGCGCGGCAGGCGAGTTTTGAACAAAATCTTCCGGCTTATCATTTTTAGGTTCGACAGGCGTTTCCATTGGTTTCATCTTTTTAACCGGGGTAATCTCTGCCCGGAGCGCTTTAGTTGCCCTCTTCAAAAACAATACGGCAAAACAAGCGTTAACCACATCGCCGCTGGCCCCACTCCAACTGCCGGATGCATTTTGGGAATTGACCAGTCTTTTCGCACCTTCCAGATACCAATCATACCTGCCGAATTTATCGACTTCGGCTAAAATCCCCGCCCGCTCAAAAGAATAATACGTGTATAAAGCCCAGCCAACCCGCAGGTCCAGGGTGGTGGTAAAACTATTTTCCATCCATCTAACCGCCCTTTTTATCCGCTGACAATCTTTATATTTTTCCTTCATATAATATTCCAATATAGCCAGGCTGCTGATGCCGCCGGCTGTCATAGAAGCATAACTTGCTTGTGTCCGCAATGACCCATAATTCCACCCGCCATCCGGATTTTGAGCACTTTCCCACCATTTTTTCGTAAGGGTAATAGTATCTTTAGGCAAAGCTATTCCGGCATCCATGCAAGCACGCAATCCCAATACCGCATATTGAGTATTTGAGTTGTCTCCACTGGGGACACCAACTATGGTTTTTCTTTTTATGATAATATCCGCTTTTATTCCGTTGCCAGTAATATACTCATCTTTTTGGGTTGTAGAAGGGGTAACCTGCGGTTTATTGCGGGGTGTTGTCTGGGCGGCAAGCTGGTTATTACCCACGTAACTCCATTGCCCGTTCTTACACTGGGCATCCACCAGCCATTGGGCACATTCGGCAATCCGTTCCTGGTACTTCTTAGCATCCAGTTTTTCCAAAGCCATCGCCTGGAGAGCTACATTATACGTGCGGTCAAGCGGGCTTTCAAGCATATTATTCAAAAGCCCCTTAAAAATATCATTAAAAGGAGATACTTCGCCGTGTATTAAGGTTAATAATATCAATTCGCGTGTGTTCGGCGGAAGAGGCGAAGTCAATAAATACCCGGTCCCTTTCGCAATCGCCTCGTCAATCTTCTTCTGGAGTTCTTTATCCGCCCCGCTCCCTTTATCCGCCGGGTAAACAAATGACGCATTAGTCAAAATCAAACCCAAGGCAATAAATGCAAAAACAATCCTCAAATACCGCATAAATTCACTTCGTTATTATTTATTAAAAGATACCTTCTTTATATCCTCATCAAGAATCAGGCTCGGCCCGGATTCACCTTCTATTTGTATAATATAACGATGGTCCTGGTAGCCCAGGAATCCAGCTTTTATTTCCGATCCGTCTTTCATATATATCGTTATTTCAGGCGAAACGTTATTTTCCGGAGTCTCCGGGTCATGTTTATCAGTTTGGCTCATCGCCGGTTCCAAAACTGCTGTCGCATTATTTTCAACCGGTTGCTCGGGAGTTTTTTCGCCCTCAGGACGCAAATAATTAGGCCCAAGCAAATAATTATCCTCCTCCAGTAAAGGAAAAAGCGACCATTGATTTTGTTTTGTCATGTCGTTCTGCCGGGGCGGATTATTAGCTCTGTTAACGGGGTTAGTCACAAGTATCCGATTAGTGGCTGATGCTTCCTGATCCAACTCAGGATAGATGATAAAAACCGCTGTCACACTGAGGATGATAATCCCGATAAGCACCCACAAAAACGATGTGAAAATAGCCTTGTCGTATGGTGGGGTTTTACGGGGCAATAATGTCGCTGGATTAATATAGGATAATTTACTGTAAAACCCGGAAAATATCTGTTTCGGGAATGATTTTTTGGTTAAAAGTTCGCCGGCCGGATTACCTGCAGAAACACCCGCAACAACCGGCTCCAGTTCTTTTGCTTCCTGACCATCCGGAATGAAACTGAATTCAATTACCGAATCGCCCACTTTTATCTTGGACTTATCATCCAAGCAAATTGTCTCGCCCGGTGTCATTTCCTGCCCGTTAAGGATGGTTTTATTACGCGTGCCCAGGTCTGTCAGGTAATACCGCCCGCCGCTTTTTTCTATCATGAAATGCTTACGAGAAATAAAACGGTCTTTTACTTTAAGGGTATTGGATGAAGAACGCCCCACGGTAATTTTGCCCTTATCAATTACCGAAACGGAAATACCCTCTTTTGTCAATACCAATAATTGGGCTTTCATAATTAACACGGAACCACGAAAGAGAATAAGGCACGAAAGTTTTTATATATTCCGTGTTTTCCTTTTCCATTTTCGTGATTTCGCGTTAATACCTCGCCGGGTCGTTTTCATCAAAGTTCAGGAGATACCGGTCAATAAACCGATGGATATCCGACATATCCTGCCATAGCGCCCTGAGGTGCCGTTTTTCATGGTCGTATTTATTGGTCCATGAAGGTTCCCAATTCGTGCTATAACCGATGCAACCTACTACGCTTGACAAAACGAACGTCAGCATGATAAAAACCCCTCCATAACGGCTTGTTTTACTATTCTTCATTTTCATCCACTCCTCTTTAAATTTATCTCTTAACCGCCCTTAAGGTGTTCAATACCTCTATCACTTTTTTATGCACGGATTTTGTGTGGGTAACCACCAAAAATTGGCTGGTCATGGTAAGCGAAACCTTCTTGTTATCTTCCCATAGTTTGGCTCCGGTTTGCGATTTTATAGCCTCTTCAATCTCCTCCTTGGTAACATTTTTCTGCTCTTTCGGAGGCATTGCCGGAGGAATCGGGAATGCGGCGCCTCCAGCACCTTGTAAGTTTGAATCCACATCCGGCCCTTCAAAATCCTCAGGAGGAGGTGCCAAAAGGTCGTCAATCCGGTAAATGACCGTCACATATTCTCCGGCAACCGTTTCATCCGGAGCCATTATAACCAACCCGCCGTCATCATAAAGGCATTTCAAATCATACATACTTATAGCCAAACGCAAAGCCATTTTCGCCTGAAGATTCTTAAGGGAAACAGAAACGATTTTTGTTTTGTAATCGCTGTAAACCTTGGAAGTCAGGCGGAAACGGATGAGCAAAGAATCCTGGAAATATTCCACAGCTTCGAAGATGGTTTTATCTTTAAATTCAAAGTTCATCTTAACGGATTCCAGGCGGTTTTTTATTTCCTGGTATGTTTCCGCCCATACCCTGTTAGTCTCTTTCGCATCTTCCTTTGGCTCCTCCTTTTTAACCTCATCCTTAACCTCGTCTTCACCCTTGTCCTTTCCCTCAATCTTTTCCTTCTTAACCTCATCCTTGCCCTTGTTTTTCTCTTTCTCAGTCTCTTCTGCAACTCCTAAGATACCGGTAAACAGGAAAATAAAAACAATCAACCAATTGACTTTAAATATTTTCATATCTATTTCTCCTTCGTAGCAGAAACGAAGTCCCCTAGCAGGATCTCGCATCCTACTGTTTTCACTTCTCCTTTTCCCTCTCCTTCTTTTCCCTATCTATTGACTTAATCCAATTCTCAAACCATTTTTTTATATCCAATCCGGGAAGCCCTAGATTCTTGTTATCTAACGGTTCTGTTACTATTCCAGCACCTCCGTCGGGGAATGTCAAATCATATTGCATATCCCGAAATGCCTTAAAAACGATACGACGGCTTTTGTCGTATTCATAAACGAGCACTTTTTTCTCTGCCGTATCAAGCACCCATAGGATAGTTTCCTGTAACGGAGTGCCAATAGTCTGCGCGACCATCCCGTTTGCGCATCCCAGATTTACGCCGCCGCTTTCGGCAATGGTGTATTGAACCGGCGCACGGCTCAAAAGCAAAAAGAGAATCGCCCCGCCCATAAATCCCATTATCGTGTACACCCATTTCTCTTTCCCCATAATCCACCTCCTGTAACACGAAAGCACAAAAGGGACGAAAAGACGAAAACACGAGAAAGTTTCGTGTCTTCGTGCCTCGTTTTCCGCGTTTTCGCGTTTATTTTCGGTTATCCATTACACAAACCATTTTATCCACTAAAGTAAATAGAATATCCAATTTCCGGTCGCCATCAATATCCGCCACGATAGGAGAAGATACAAACTTAAGAGGGCCGTGATTACTGCCGGCAACAGTCAGGTTAGAAAATTTAATTTCAATACGATCAACGCAAATACCCTCTTTGCCGTCTAACGCGTATAACGAACCGTCATCTGAGCCTATAAATACATCCAGCCCGCTTTCTGATTTCTTATCATAATAACCTGTCCGGCCGGAAGAATTCCTGAACATCGCCCACTCCGACTGATATGACCCCACGCGATCCTTGGTCGCCAGTGCCGGCGAGGAATAAACCCGCCCTTTAGTTTGGAATACCCACTTCGCATTGCCGTTACGGCTGTCCAGACAGTATATCTTCCCGTCCAGCGAACCGAAAATCACCTCCATGATATTATCCCCGTCGCAATCGCCGACTGCCGGACTGGAATAAATGAACCCGCTCGTTTCAGCTGTCCAGAGGACTTTCCCGTTGCGCCCGTTGAAGGCATATAATTTATCGCCGATGCCGATTACGATTATGGGGTTGACATTATGCGGAATAACCGCAGGAGACGAAACCTGGACGAATCCCCATCCGGACTGCTTTGTATCCCGCAGAATATTCCCCTCCCATTCGGTGTTTCCCGTCTTGCCATCCAGGCATTGTATCAGCGAATTATTCTTATTATTACCCGCGGTGATTATTTCCAGGTCGCCGTCGTTATCGACATCATAAGCCAACGGAGTGGCAATAGCCGGAGGCGCGGAAACGTATTTTGACCAGATTTTATTTCCCTTATGTGAAATGCAGTAAAGGTTCCCGCTAAGGTCAAGCGCGATAATTTCCGGCCCCTCAATCGCATCGTTCGTATCCACCGCCACAGGCGAAGCAATAAAGTTAGCCTTGCTTTCGCTTTCAAATCGCCAGATTCTCTGCCCGTTATCCTTAAAAAGATGGACCATCCATCCGGAAGTGGAACCGCCCACGATTTCTGTTGCCCCGTTGTAATTTATAATATTTGCGGAAGCCCGACCGGCATTATTATTTGTCTCGTATTGCCATTTATGCTTTCCGTTTTTCGTAACGCAGACATACCGGCCGGCGCTTGAAGTATTAGCATTGCCGCGGCTGAATTCGCCGGAGCCTTCTTCGGTTCCGCTGACGATATCCATCAAACCTTTGCCGGCAATCACGGCTGGAGATGAAATAAGCCACGGCGCAGTCTGGACGGATTGGTCTCCATGGCCCCAACCAGAAGGCTTATACAACTGGACCCCGTGTGTCGCTAGGAACCGGTATTCCCATTTAATCTTTAATACTTTCTGTCCGTTGGTAAGCGCACGCTTACCCGTTAATAAAACGCTTGAAACCAGCGGTGAACTCTTTCCTTTGGCGCCGGGGAGCTTTTTATTCAACCCCACAAGCGGAAGGAACGAGTTAAATTCTTTAACATATTCGGTCCGCTCCATATCAAGAGAATTAGCAACATCGCCAAGTGATTCTTCTTCGCCATCCTGATCGGCTTCAAGGGATTTTGATTCGGTTTCTTGGAGGATCGAATCATTTGCGGTGATTTTGGTCTCGTTAAGCAGGCTCTGGAGCAAGGATTCCATATTTGAGGAAGCCTCCAATGCCTGAGGAGCTTCCACCCGGTCGGATACAAACCGGATTCCCACAGGGCCCGCATGAAGTTCCGGCTTTGGCATGGTATGGAAAAATATCAAAAGCCCTATGGCAAAAACATGGATAACCAGGGAAGCTATCCAGAATAAGAAGCTTGAAAGCATACGCCTTATCAATTGTTTTATCTCTTTATGGATATCCGGGAAATAAGAAGGATGCACCATGACCAGCGCGCCAGCAGCGGAAACGCCCTCGCCTATGCCGTAATAGGATTTGAAAAATACCGGATTAGGCGCCAACGCTTCAAAAGTAATCTTCGGCACGGATAGCTCTTTAGGCGCGGCGATTTCTTTGGCAGGCGCTTCGGCTTCCGGCTCCTCTTTTGCCTCATCGGAAGATGGCGCAAACGCCAGGATAATTTCACCCAGCTTTATCTTGTCGCCTTCTTTAAGGGGATATGGACAATTGGATTTAACCGGGTCGCCGTTTAAAAGCGTCTGGTTTTTCCTGCTCAGGCTAACCAGGGAGCAAAAACCATTGGAGCACTCGATAATAAGCTGCTTGCGGGAGATAAAGCGGTCTTTTATCTGCAAATCAGCCTTGGAAGAGCGCCCGACTATGACGCGCTCCTTTTCTATCGGATATACGCTCAATCCCTCTTTACCAATAACAGTCAGTTGGTATTTCATAGTATTATTTTATTTATAGGCTCGGACTTTTGCTTCCCTTGGCTTATTGGTCCGGTTGTTCGTAAAGGTCAATATCTTATATTCCTTGGGAAAGCCCGCGCTGGTATCTATAAAGCCTTCCACTTTGCTTAAGGTATAATTGGTGCCTTCAATTTTATCGCCTTCCTGGACATTGAATTGCTTGGAGAAAACTATCTTGCCGTTCGCGGCGTATTTCTTAATCCGGACGGTGAATTTACCGGTCATGTTATTGTAATTAACGCCGCTCTCGTTATCTTTGCCGCCATCGCAATCGGGATAAGCGATTTCCGGGGTTAGGACGGAGAGCTTTCCGGAAGGGGCGCTTTCCGGATTGCCGCCTTCAGCCTTATCTTTGGTTAGAGAAGTCAGGTAATATTCATAAGTTGTTTCAGGCTGAATCGCGGCATCCGTATAATTTTCGGCATCAGCCGAAAGCTCGGCTAAAAACTTATAAACTTGCTCATCCTGCGCCTTACGGTAGAGTTTATAGCCAATTACCGTAGCCGTAGACTTGCTTGGCCCCCAAAAAATAACCACCGTATCCGGCTGATTGGAATTGACTTTAAGCGCCTCTATCGCGGGGGGCAGGATAATTGGGAGCGGCTCCTTGGGCGCTTCCTGATAAGTTACGGTATGGATGGTGTTTTTGTACATGAGGCTATTGCTCATTTCCGGGGCTGGGGGCAGGGTCATCCAGGCCTTTTGGAGGCGTTCCAAGTAATCGATTTTTGGGAGTTCGATTTTACTATCTGAACTAAGCACTGCTTCCATTTCCTGCAATTTGGCATCAAAGGCAATCTTTTCAGCCGGTTCGGCGGAATTAACCGCCTTTAAGGTTATGAGGCACAAAAGAATAACGGCTATTGCCAAGGCGCCTTTTTCCAGCCACATCTTTTTCATACTGCACCTCCTTTATTTATTAGTACACGGATTTAGAGGATTAATCTGTTTCATCCGCTTAATCAACCCCATTCTGTTTACAATCTCTATCAGTCGGGTGTCTCCGAATCTCGTCCCGCAAGGCGGGATGGGATGAGTGGAGCATATAAACGATCCCCCTATCGAATATTAAGCAAATACTATGCCAAGAAGCTTAAAAATAAGGAGTTAGGGCTAAAAAGCGTTTAAATCTATTTTAAAGCGGTTTTATTTCATTTTTGTTATAAAACTCAATATAAATGGGTTTTGGGAGTAAACAAACTTTGCGACATGTCAACAATCTTTACATTATAATACGGTAGGCAGAATCAAGGGTTATTGCCATCAGGAAAAACAGAGAAAACGCGGAGCAAAGCGACGTCCCCGCAGAGAGGATATACCGAATTATCAAACTGCTAAAACACAATCTCTGTCTTTACGTTGGAATGGCTAAAACTCATATATTGATTTGAAAGGATTCCCTTTTCTCTTTTCCACATCCAACGAGTAACAAAACAATCAGGCAAATAAATAATCCGATTGCTTTACCACAGTTTCTATTAATTGATTCATTCCGAAATGCGGTATAAATAAAGATAGATATCGTCCTTCAGAGATTCCGCCATCTGACGCTCGGAAAGCGCGCTTAAATCGCCCATCACCCAGATAAACGCCAAGTGGCTAAACGCATCCAGAAAATAATCCATTTGCACCGTCTTGCCTGTCAGCATTTCTTCATACGCCGTGTTTATCTTTATCCGGGCTTCCTGCAAATGATAGCTTCCATTAAATATCACATAATTGGGTTGCTGCATCTGGCCCAGGATATCCTTTTCACCCGATTCCGTTCCGGCATCCATTGTTTTAAGATACTTGATGGTTTCAATATACTGGTTATATTTATCCAGGAAATATTTACGGAAAAACTCGTTCCTTTCCATGTAGCCCAAGGCACGGGTCGCTGAAGCCAAAGACCACAGGTTTTCATCCAGCCGCTCTTTAGCCAGTTCCACCAGCCAACTGATATCAGCCCTTGGATAATCCTTCATGAACTTTACCGTTTTACTCCGGGCTTCCAGGTAGAATATTTTCGCCGATTCGTAAAAAGCAAACTGCTTGATATTATTAACAAAAGGCTCGGAGGTTAAAGAGATGATTTTCCCTGTCTTTTCAGATTTATCCGGAACGCCCGCCTGGTATGACATGATATCGCCCATGATAAGATCGCGGACGATAAGAAGCCAGCGCTCGGTTTCCGGCACGGTATTATTCTTTGATGCGGTTTCCGAATCAAGCGCTTTCCGGACAGCCAAGGCAAGTAAATCCGGTTTATCCGTAGCGTTTTCCTCCGGAATAAGCTTTTTTATATGGGATAATCTTTCTATCACGGAATATTCTATCTGCCGGCGGAGCACCGAAGGTCCTATCGAATAAAGCCTGTGGTAAACGGCCGCCTGCATGAACTGGTGTAACGCGTAAGGAGGGGCTTCATCCAAAGCGTTTAAGACGGCATCATATTCGCCCAGCGCTTTGCCCCACCTTCCTTCATCATAAGCATCATTGCCGGCATGGAAATGCTTCCTGGCGAGCTTATAATGCGTGGCGCAGTTTAATGAAAAGAGAAGGGTACACGCGATGAAAACCCATATTTTTCTATTCATCACTCCATCCTTCCTTCCCTATAAGCTTGACAAACACACATCCGGTAAGATTTTCGGCCCTTATTTCCGAACCGTTTTTGTTTACCCTGAAAAGTTTCTGGGAAAACTCATCTCCCACAGGCACCACCATTATACCTTTATCCGCTAATTGGTCAATAAGTGAATGAGGAATATCCGGAGCCCCGGCGGATACGATAATCCTGTCAAAGGGAGATTTTTCTTTCCAGCCGATTGAACCGTCAGATATTTTAAAGGTAATATTACTAAATCCAAATGTCTTTAAGATTCTTTCGGCGCCTACAGCCAATCC
Encoded here:
- a CDS encoding terpene cyclase/mutase family protein, with product MRYLRIVFAFIALGLILTNASFVYPADKGSGADKELQKKIDEAIAKGTGYLLTSPLPPNTRELILLTLIHGEVSPFNDIFKGLLNNMLESPLDRTYNVALQAMALEKLDAKKYQERIAECAQWLVDAQCKNGQWSYVGNNQLAAQTTPRNKPQVTPSTTQKDEYITGNGIKADIIIKRKTIVGVPSGDNSNTQYAVLGLRACMDAGIALPKDTITLTKKWWESAQNPDGGWNYGSLRTQASYASMTAGGISSLAILEYYMKEKYKDCQRIKRAVRWMENSFTTTLDLRVGWALYTYYSFERAGILAEVDKFGRYDWYLEGAKRLVNSQNASGSWSGASGDVVNACFAVLFLKRATKALRAEITPVKKMKPMETPVEPKNDKPEDFVQNSPAAQPNARAVENIPAVEENPLTENVQPFVQTRNYIIITLKNNSVVKGSYLNYHKGDFLLVTDDGIKTIEIGNLFSIEYREVK
- a CDS encoding FHA domain-containing protein, yielding MKAQLLVLTKEGISVSVIDKGKITVGRSSSNTLKVKDRFISRKHFMIEKSGGRYYLTDLGTRNKTILNGQEMTPGETICLDDKSKIKVGDSVIEFSFIPDGQEAKELEPVVAGVSAGNPAGELLTKKSFPKQIFSGFYSKLSYINPATLLPRKTPPYDKAIFTSFLWVLIGIIILSVTAVFIIYPELDQEASATNRILVTNPVNRANNPPRQNDMTKQNQWSLFPLLEEDNYLLGPNYLRPEGEKTPEQPVENNATAVLEPAMSQTDKHDPETPENNVSPEITIYMKDGSEIKAGFLGYQDHRYIIQIEGESGPSLILDEDIKKVSFNK
- a CDS encoding PQQ-binding-like beta-propeller repeat protein, coding for MKYQLTVIGKEGLSVYPIEKERVIVGRSSKADLQIKDRFISRKQLIIECSNGFCSLVSLSRKNQTLLNGDPVKSNCPYPLKEGDKIKLGEIILAFAPSSDEAKEEPEAEAPAKEIAAPKELSVPKITFEALAPNPVFFKSYYGIGEGVSAAGALVMVHPSYFPDIHKEIKQLIRRMLSSFLFWIASLVIHVFAIGLLIFFHTMPKPELHAGPVGIRFVSDRVEAPQALEASSNMESLLQSLLNETKITANDSILQETESKSLEADQDGEEESLGDVANSLDMERTEYVKEFNSFLPLVGLNKKLPGAKGKSSPLVSSVLLTGKRALTNGQKVLKIKWEYRFLATHGVQLYKPSGWGHGDQSVQTAPWLISSPAVIAGKGLMDIVSGTEEGSGEFSRGNANTSSAGRYVCVTKNGKHKWQYETNNNAGRASANIINYNGATEIVGGSTSGWMVHLFKDNGQRIWRFESESKANFIASPVAVDTNDAIEGPEIIALDLSGNLYCISHKGNKIWSKYVSAPPAIATPLAYDVDNDGDLEIITAGNNKNNSLIQCLDGKTGNTEWEGNILRDTKQSGWGFVQVSSPAVIPHNVNPIIVIGIGDKLYAFNGRNGKVLWTAETSGFIYSSPAVGDCDGDNIMEVIFGSLDGKIYCLDSRNGNAKWVFQTKGRVYSSPALATKDRVGSYQSEWAMFRNSSGRTGYYDKKSESGLDVFIGSDDGSLYALDGKEGICVDRIEIKFSNLTVAGSNHGPLKFVSSPIVADIDGDRKLDILFTLVDKMVCVMDNRK
- a CDS encoding fibronectin type III domain-containing protein; translated protein: MKKMWLEKGALAIAVILLCLITLKAVNSAEPAEKIAFDAKLQEMEAVLSSDSKIELPKIDYLERLQKAWMTLPPAPEMSNSLMYKNTIHTVTYQEAPKEPLPIILPPAIEALKVNSNQPDTVVIFWGPSKSTATVIGYKLYRKAQDEQVYKFLAELSADAENYTDAAIQPETTYEYYLTSLTKDKAEGGNPESAPSGKLSVLTPEIAYPDCDGGKDNESGVNYNNMTGKFTVRIKKYAANGKIVFSKQFNVQEGDKIEGTNYTLSKVEGFIDTSAGFPKEYKILTFTNNRTNKPREAKVRAYK
- a CDS encoding protein-L-isoaspartate(D-aspartate) O-methyltransferase, whose amino-acid sequence is MVEEQLVSRDITDQRVIDAFRHVPRHLFITEKHLDSAYDDRPLPIGCGQTISQPYMVAYMLQELFLKGKEKVLEIGTGSGYQTALLAELVREVYTIERLSGLAVGAERILKTFGFSNITFKISDGSIGWKEKSPFDRIIVSAGAPDIPHSLIDQLADKGIMVVPVGDEFSQKLFRVNKNGSEIRAENLTGCVFVKLIGKEGWSDE